GAGGTCCCCGGCTGGGGGCGGCAGCTGGATCGTTCCCGGGTGCTCGCCGAGATGAGGGAGCTGGGTCTGACGGCCACCGAGCTCGGTCCCTCCGGGTTCCTGCCGCCCTCGCCGGCGCGCTGCCGCTCCCTGCTCGCGGAGTACGGGCTGCGGGCGGTGGGCGGGTTCGTTCCCGTCGTCCTGCACGAGGCCGACCACGACCCGCTCCCGGTCGTCCGGGCCGCGATGCGCGCCTTCATGGACGGCGAGGTGGACGTGGTCGTGCTGGCCGCCTCCACCGGCGGCGAGAGCTACGACGCCAGGCCGGAGCTGGACGCCGCCGCCTGGAAGACCCTGATGGGCAACCTGCGCCGGATCCTCAAGAACGCCAAGGAGTTCGGCAGGACCGTCACCCTGCACCCGCACCTCGGCACCGTGGTGGAGAACCGCGAGGAGGTCCAGCGGGTGCTCGACGGCAGCCCGGTGCCGCTCTGCCTCGACACCGGCCACCTCCTCGCGGGCGGCACCGACCCCGCCGAGCTGGTCTCCCGCGCCGCGGGGCGGATCGCGCACGTCCACCTCAAGGACGTGGACGCCGCGATGGCCGGGCGGGTGAGGGCGGGCGATCTGACCTACACCCGGGCCGTGAAGGACGGCCTCTACCGCCCGCTGGGCCGGGGTGACGTGGACCTCCCCGCCATCGTCGGCGGCCTGACGGCGGCCGGGTACGACGGCTGGTACGTCCTGGAGCAGGACGTCGTGCTGGGCCCCGCCGAGGGCGCTCCCAACGGTCCCGGCGTTTCCGACGCTCCTGGTGCTTCCAACGGTCCCGGCGCTCCCGGCGACCCCAAGGAGAACGTCCGCGAGAGCCTGGCGTACCTGGGGAGGCTCACCGCCGGGAGCGACGGGGCGTCTCCCGGCGGGGGACGCGCATGATCGAGGTCCTGACCATGGGCCGGGCCGGGGTCGACATCTACCCGCTGCAGGTGGGGGTGTCGCTGCGCGAGGTCGAGACCTTCGGCAAGTATCTGGGCGGCAGTCCCACCAACGTGGCCGTGGCCGCCGCCCGGCTGGGCCACTTCAGCTCGGTGATCACCAGGACCGGGGACGACCCGTTCGGGCTCTTCGTGCACGACGCGCTGCGCGAGTACGGGGTCGACGACAGCTTCGTCACCCCGGTCGCGCACCTGCCCACCCCGGTGACGTTCTGCGAGATCCGGCCGCCGGACGACTTCCCCCTCTACTTCTACCGCTTCCCCAAGGCCCCCGACCTGGAGATCCTCCCCGAGGAGCTGGACCTGGAGGTCGTCGCGGGAGCGAGGCTCTTCTGGGCGACCGTCACCGGGCTGTCCCAGGAGCCCTCCAGGAGCGCGCACCTCGCGGCCTGGCGGGCCAGGGGGCGCGTGCCGCACACCGTGCTGGACCTCGACTACCGCCCGATGTTCTGGTCCGGCCCGGAGGAGGCCCGCGAGCAGGTGCGCGAGGCCCTGCGCCACGTCACGGTGGCGGTGGGGAACCTGGACGAGGTCGAGGTGGCGACCGGCACCCGCGAGCCGTACGAGGCCGCCGGGGCGCTGCTGGAGGCGGGCGCCGAGCTCGCGATCGTGAAGCGGGGCCCGGAGGGGGTGCTCGGCATGACCGCGGCCGAGACGGTGGAGGTGCCGCCGGTGCCGGTGGAGGTGGTCAACGGCCTCGGCGCGGGAGACGCCTTCGGCGGCGCCCTCTGCCACGGTCTCCTCGAACGCTGGCCGCTCGAGGCCACGCTGCGGTTCGCCAACGCGGCCGGGGCCATCGTCGCCGGACGGCTGGCCTGCGCCCCGGCCATGCCACGGCTCGACGAGGTGATGGACGTGCTCGGCGCGACCGGTGGCGGCCGGGCAGGGGTGGGAGGCACATGAACGAGCGAGAGCACCGGATGCTCCTCGACACGCGGGCGCGGTTTCCCGGCCGGATCGCGGAGGCGGCGGCGGCGCGGCGGCGCGGGAGGCCGCTGGAGGAGCGCGACCGGCTTCTGATCATCGCAGCCGACCACACGGCCAGGGGCGTCGTCGGCGTCGGAAGCCGCCCCGGGGCGATGGAGAGCCGCGTCGAGCTCCTGGAACGCCTGTGCGTGGCGCTGGCCAGGCCCGGCGTGGACGGGCTGCTCGGCACCCCCGACGTCGTCGAGGACCTCCTGCTGCTCGGCGCGCTGGAGGACAAGATCGTGATCGGGTCGATGAACCGGGGCGGCCTGCACGGGGCGGCCTTCGAGTTCGACGACCGCTTCACCGCCTATGACACCTCCTCGATCGTCCGGACCGGCCTGGACGGCGGCAAGATGCTCTGCCGGATCGGCGTGGACGACCCGGCCACCGCCCTCACCCTGGAATCGTGCGGCCGGGCCGTCACCGAGCTGGCCTCGCACGACCTGGTCGCGATGGTCGAGCCGTTCTGGTCCCGGCGGGCGGGCGGCACGGTCGTCCACGACCTGTCACCCGAGGGGGTCATCCGGTCCATGCACGTCGCCCAGGCGCTCGGCGCGACCTCCGCGCGCACCTGGCTGAAGATCCCGGTCGTGGACGACATGGCACGGGTGACGCGGGCCACCACGCTGCCGACGCTGCTGCTGGGGGGCGATCCGGGCGGCGCGCCGGAGCTCACCTACGCGGCGTGGCGCGAGGCTTTGCGGCTTCCCGGCGTGCGGGGCCTGGTGGTGGGCCGCGCGTTGCTGTATCCCTCCGACGACGATGTGGCCGCGGCCGTCGACACCGCCGCGGCGATGCTGGAGGTGTCATGAACGGGAGACCTGGCCGGAGCGGCATCGGCGGGGACGCGGACGGGAGCCCCGGCCGTGACGACGCCGGTGAGAACGTCAACGGGAGACCTGGCCGGGGCGGCATCGGGGAGGAGTGGCCATGAGCTTCGTTCCCGCGGGAAGCACCGCGCGGGCGCCGTGGGCGCTGTCGATCACCCCGGAGGCGGCCGGGTGGACGTACGCGGGGCTCCGCGTGCTCTGCCTGTCCGGCGAGGGCGTGGAGTTCGACACCGGCGGCGAGGAGATGCTGGTCCTGCCGCTGTCGGGCGCGTGCGTGGTCGAGTGCGACGGGGTGCGGCTCGCGCTGAACGGCAGGACCTCGGTCTTCCACGCGGTCACCGACTTCGCGTACCTGCCCGTCGGCACGACCGCGCGGATCACCGGCGAGGGCCGCTTCGCCCTCCCCGCCGCCCGCGCGACCAGGCGTTTCCCGGTACGGTACGGTCCCGCGCACGCGGTCCCCGTCGAGGTGCGCGGGACGGGGTCGGCCAGCCGCCAGGTGAACAACTTCTGCGCCCCCGACGCCTTCGACTGCGACAAACTCGTCGCGGTGGAGGTGCTCACCCCCGGCGGGAACTGGTCGTCGTACCCGCCGCACAAGCACGACACGGCCTCCGAGCGCGAGGCCGTGCTGGAGGAGATCTACTACTTCGAGGGCGGCCCCGGCTACCAGCGGGTGTACGGCACCCACGAGGTGCTGGCCGAGGTGGCGGGCGGTGACGTGGTGCTCGTCCCCAGCGGCTACCACGGCCCGTCGATGGCGGCCCCCGGCTACGACCTCTACTACCTGAACGTGCTGGCCGGGCCCGCGCCCGAACGGTCGATGGCCTTCTGCGACGACCCCCGGCATGCCTGGATCCGCGCCTCGTGGGCGGAGCAGCCGGTCGACCCGAGAGTTCCGATGACGAAAGGCCCTGTGAGGCCCCGTGAGGCGCAGTGAAATGACGAGACTCACCGTGGCACAGGCGCTCCTGCGGTTCCTCGCGAACCAGTGGTCGGAGCGCGACGGCGTGGAACACCGGCTGGTGGCCGGATGCCTGGGCATCTTCGGCCACGGCAACGTCGCCGGGATCGGGCAGGCCCTGGCCGAGCGGGGCGCGGGAACGGACGGCGACCTGCCGTACTACCTGGCGCGCAACGAGCAGGCCATGGTGCACACCGCCGTCGGCTACGCGCGGGCCCGCAACCGGCTGTCCACCTTCGCCTGCACCAGCTCGATCGGCCCCGGCGCCACCAACATGGTCACCGGGGCGGCGCTGGCCACGATCAACCGGATCCCGGTGCTGCTGCTGCCCGGCGACGTCTTCGCCACCCGCGCCGCCGACCCGGTCCTGCAGCAGCTGGAGGACCCCCACTTCCCCGACGTGACCGTGAACGACGCGCTGCGCCCCGTCTCCCGGTTCTTCGACAGGATCAACCGGCCCGAGCAGCTTCTCGCGGCCCTTCCGGCCGCGATGCGGGTGCTGGCCGACCCGGCCGAGACGGGCGCGGTCACCCTGGCGCTGCCGCAGGACGTGCAGGCGGAGGCGTACGACTGGCCCGAGGAGCTGTTCGCCCGCCGGGTGTGGCACGTGGCGCGGCCCGTCCCCGAACCCGCCGCGCTGGCGCGGGCGGCGGAGCTGGTCAGGCGGTCGCGGCGGCCGCTGATCGTGGCGGGGGGCGGGGTGGTCTACAGCGAGGCGTGGGAGACGCTGGCCACCTTCGCCGCCGAGCACGGCGTCCCGGTGGGGGAGACCCAGGCGGGCAAGGGGACGCTGCCGTACGACCACCCCTGCGCGGTCGGCGCGATCGGGCACACCGGCACCGCCGCCGCCAACGACCTGGCCCGTGACGCCGACCTGGTCATCGGGGTCGGCACCCGCTACACCGACTTCACCACCGCCTCCCGCACCCTGTTCGGCGAGGCCGCGTTCCTCAACGTCAACGTGGCGGCCTTCGACGCCGCCAAGCACTCCGGCGAGACGCTCGTCGCCGACGCCCGCGAGGCGCTGCGCGCCTTGGACCTCGGAGGGTGGAGCGCCGACCCCGGCTGGACCGCCAGGGCGACGCGCCTGACCCACGACTGGCAGGAGCAGGTCTCCCTGCTCACGACCGGGGACGCGCTGACCCAGCCGGTGGTGCTCGGCATGCTCAACGAGGTGGCCCGGCCCTCGGACGTGGTGGTCAACGCGGCCGGGTCGATGCCCGGGGACCTGCACAAGCTGTGGCGCGCGAGCGACCCGAAGTCCTACCACGTCGAGTACGGCTACTCCTGCATGGGCTACGAGATCGCCGGAGGGCTCGGGGTGAAGCTGGCCGCGCCGGAACGAGAGGTGTTCGTGCTGGTCGGCGACGGGTCCTACCTGATGATGGCCCAGGAGATCGCCACCGCCGTGCAGGAGGGCGTCAAGCTCGTCGTGGTGCTGGTCGACAACCGGGGCTTCGCCTCCATCGGCGGCCTGTCGGAGTCGGTCGGGGCGGGACGCCTCGGCACCGCCTACCGGATGCGCGGGGCCGGGGGCGCGCTGGACGGCGCCCTCCTCCCGGTCGACCTCGCCGCCAACGCGGCCAGCCTGGGCGCCGACGTGATCCGCGCCGACGGCCCCGAGTCGCTGCGGGTGGCGCTCACCAAGGCGAGGGAGGCCGTCGGCACCACCGTGGTGTACGTCGAGACGGTGCCGGGTCCCGGTCCCCAGACCACGGCCTGGTGGGACGTGCCGGTGGCGGAGGTGTCGGGGCTGCCGGAGGTGCGGCGGGCCCGCGCCGCCTACGAGCAGGCCAAGCGGGACCAGCGCCCCTACCTGTGAGGTCCTCGCGCGGCTACCGTCGCGCGGCGGGTTCCGGGTCCGGCTGGAAGCCCCGGGCGAGGAACACGATCAGGGCCACCAGGACGGCGGCGGGCACGAACGCCACCCGGACGCTCACCGTGTCGTTGAGCGTCCCGACCACGGCCGCGCCGACGAGGAAGCCGACGTAGTTGAACATGTTGACCCGCGCGATCGCGGTCTCCGCCCCGGCACCCAGCCGGCCCGCGGCCGAGAACGACTGCGGGGCGATGACGGACAGGCCGATGCCGATCAGGCCGAACGACACGACGGCCACCGCGACGCCGGGCGCGACGACGACTCCCAGCGTGCCCACCGCCGCGATCACCGCGCCCACCCGGACCACCGGCGCCGGTCCGTACCTGCGGACGGCGAGGTCGCCGGGGACCCGCGCCAGGAGCATGGTCGCCTGGTAGACGAGGTAGGCGAACGGCACCAGCCAGCCGCCCGCCGCCAGCGCCTTCTCCATGTAGACCGTGCTGTAGTTGGATACCGCCGCGTCGCCGACGTACAGGAACGCCATCGCCAGGCAGAGCGGGATGATCGGCCGCCACGGCACCCGGGGCGCCGCGTGCGCGGCACGCTCACCGGACCTCTCCTCGTCCCGCCCGTAGAGGCGGGGAAGCATGACCGTCGAGATCACCGCGCCGATCAGCACCGGGACGGAGAAGGACCAGCCCAGTTCCACGCCGAGCGCGCTGAAGGCGGAGTTGAACCCGGCGCCCAGCATCGAGCCGACGCTCCACACGGCGTGGAAGCCGGTCAGCACGCTCATGCCGTACCGGCGCTCGACCGCGACCGCCTGCATGTTCATCGCCGCGTCCACCGCGCCGACGAACAGGCCGAACACGGCGCTGAGCGCGTACAGCCCGGCGAGCTGGTCGTTCCAGCCCGACAGGACCACGGCGGCGCAGACGCCGACCTGGGAGATCCGCAGGACCGGGGCGCTGCCGTACCGGCTCGCCAGGAGCCCCGCGACGGCGCTGCCGACCCCGGCGATCACCGGCACGAGCAGCAGGACCAGGGTGAGGTCGCCGTCGCTCAGCCCGAACCTGTGCTGGAGGTCGATCACGTGGGTGAGCAGGGTGGCGAAACAGATTCCCTGGACGAAGAACGCGGCCCAGGTCGCCACCCGCGCCTGCCTGTCACGTGGGGTCGGCATGACGACCTCCGGGGGAACATGAGGGGGATTCAAGTTCCCGTCAGGCTAGGGGCGCCGTACCCGGCGGTCAATGGCCTGCGGTGTTCCGCCCGGGACGTGAGAGGTCCCGGCCGGTTTCGCGTATCCGCCGTCCGGGACATTCGAGAACGGTCTCTATGAGTCGTCGGCGTCGTTCGACTCTCCCCACACCGGCAGGCTCGTGTCGGGGGCGGGAAGGGCGGAGAGGATCGCGGCGATGCTGTCCCAGTCGGCGGTCTCGACCGTGTGGACCATCAGGAGGATGAGCGCGGGGATGTCCTCGTGGGCCTTCAGCAGCACGTCCGTGCCCTGTATGGCCTGGCTGGAGACGGCCTCGTACCCCGTGCCGCCGCCCACCCCCTTGAAGAACTTCGTCGCCTCCTCGCCGCTGCCCCAGAAGTTCCCGATGGCGTTCAGCTCCGTGGCCGCCTGCCTGACGGCGTCGGAGAGTTCGATCCTCTCGGTGTCGAAGGCGTCCGCGGCGGACCGGAGGTGGGCCGGGACGATCTCCAGGGACGGGCGAGGCGTCACGCCCGTGACGTCGTACGAGCGGGAACCGCCGGAGGGCGCGGCCGTGGGGTCCGCCGGGTCGGGTAGGGACATATCTGGCATCACCCTCGACAGGTCAATCCGTTGGTTTTTTGTGGGCCATCGTGAAATAGAGAAGAGCCCTGCCCAGGGTCTGCTCCCAGGTGGGGGCGAGTTCCCCGCCTCTCTCCCCGTTCAGGAGGTCGTACGTGGGGCCGTAGCCGAACGAGCCCCCGGCGATCCTGCCCAGGAAGCCCTGCACCTCGGCGTTCTTGGTCATCGCGTTGACTACCGGGGTGGCCGCTTCGGACACGCCGTAGAAGGCCATCGAGGCGGTGAACTCCTTCAGCGCCTGCACCGCGTTCTCTTTGAACGAACCCGGGTCCTCGCCCCGCAGGGCGCGAACACCGGCCACCGTGGCCACGTCCCCCACGGCGAAGGACACGCTGCCGAGCGTGGCCACGGTGAGTTTGGTCAGCACGGTCCTCGCGACGGCGTGTGCGATCAGCTTGGCGAAGATTGTCGCCTCCGCCCGCCGGATGAGGATCTTCGTCAGATGGCCGGCCGCCGCGTTCTGCCAGGGAAAGGTGGTGATGAAGACGAAGCTGGCGAAGTTCGCCCACGCCGCCGTGCGGTACGCGTGCTGCGCCGTCTCGATGATCTCGGCGTACTCCGCACACGCCTCGCTGTTCCGCCTGCAGAGGAGGGCGAGCCGTCCGGGAAAACTCGCCGCCGCGGGCTCTGTGTAGAGCTTGGAGGTCATGGCTTTCTTGAACGCCTCCACGCCCTCGCCCTCGTTCTTCTTCCACACCGCCTCGGCGGACGGGTAGGTGTTGTGCGGGCTCTGCTCGATGCGCTCGGCGAGCCGTGCCCAGACCTTGGCGGCCTGGCGGGCACCGTCCGGATCGCCGTCCGGATAGTCGACCGCGAGCATCTTGAAGACGAACGCCGCGAGGCCCAGCGTGCCCAAGCCGTAGATCGAGATACGTCCAGGACTGATGTTCAACGGAAGACGCCCTGTGGCCGGTCACCCGGGCAGGAAGGCCGTACCACGCTCACCGCCTGCCCTGGGGCGGCAGGACGGTTTCGAGCAGGGTGTCGGCGACGAAGGGATTCACCAGTTCCCTCGCCCGTTCCCCGGCGTCGCGGGCCGCCTCGTCGGCCGCCTGGAGGATGGCCTCGGCCAGTTCGCCCGAGCCGAGCCGCATGGCGCGAGGGTCGATCGTGAGGCTGATGAGCGCGCCCGTCAGCGACGCCTCGGCGGTGACGCGTCCCTGCGCCGCCTCGCCTCGACCGCGGACCTCGGAGATATGTTCCTGAAGTTCCTCAAGCCCCGTGACCTCTTGGCGGAACTGCTCCAGCAGCCTGTTGAGCTCCTCGTCGCCACTGCCGCCGAGCATTTCGATGGGTGATCTCACAGCGCTCCTGGACGTCGGGGTGGTCGAGTGCCTGGGGTGATCCGGCGGTCACCCGCGATGTGGCGGGTCGGCCGGTCGCCAGGGGCCTGTCCCGCCGCCCGAGCGACGAGGCGCCCCCGGCTGTCGCCCGACCAACGTAGATCACAGAGATGGCACATAGCAACTCAACCGATAGGAATACTGGGTTTTCCGGTCAGGGATCTGGACGATCCGCATCGGCTTACCGGATGCCTGCCGTGTCAGGCGGCCGGGGCGCGGTTCACCGGTCGGCCGGAGACGCTCCTGACGGCCCCGCAGGGATTAGGGTCAAGGGGTGGAGAGTCCCAGCCCGCCCGCGAACCGCCGTCACCACCGTGAGCCCGGTCCCGCCGACCTACGGGCGGGCGACGCCGACCGTGAACGCGTGGCCGCCGCGCTGGGTGACGCGCTCGCCGACGGGCGCCTCGACCACGCGGAGCACGACGAGCGCACCGACGCGCTCTACGGCGCCCGTACGCTCGGGGAGCTCTCCGCGCTCACCGCGGACCTGCTCCCGCCCGAGGAACAGCCACTCCGCACCGACGTCCGCCCGGTGGCGGCGTTCTTCGGCTCCGAGGAGCGCTCCGGCCGCTGGGTCGTGCCGACCCGGTTCACGGCCACCGCGATCTGCGCCAACGTCAAACTCGACCTGCGCGACGCGCTGCTCCAGTCCAGCCACGTCACCCTGCACGTCACCGTGATGGGCGGCACCCTCACCCTGATCGTCCCGGAGGGCGTGCGGATCGAGATGCCCGCCTCGGCGTTCATGGGGGGCAAGAAGAACCAGGTTCCGGCCTCGCCCGACGGGCCGGTCATCGAGATCACCGGCCTCGTCACGCTTGGGAGCATCGTGGCCAAGTCTCCCAAGCGTCCCCGCCGCTCCTGGTTCCGCCGCTGACACCGTTCCCGGGTCGGCGGCCGGCGCTGTTTCCGTGCCGCCGTCGCTCCTTCGTCAGGAGCCCTTCACCGAGAGCTCTTCGCCGAGGGCCCTTCACCGAGAGCTCTTCGCCGAGGGCCCCTCGCCGAGGGCCCCTCGCCGGGGGTGCTCCTCGCCGGGGGTGCTCCTCGGCTGAGGGCGCCCGGCTCCGGCGTCCGTCTCTCAGCTGGCGCTGTCGAAGTTGATCGCGCTGTAGGCCCGCAGCTTCCAGAGCTGGTGCTCGCTCTCGATCTTCCGTATCGTCCCCGAACGGCCGCGCATGACCAGGGAGTTGGTGATGGCCGCCCCCGCGCGGTAGCGGACGCCCTGCATCAGCTCGCCGTCGGTGATCCCGGTGGCCGCGAAGAACACGTCGTCGGACCTGACCAGGTCGTCGGTGCTCAGCGTGGCGTCGAGGTCGAGGCCCGCGTCCAGCGCCCGGCGGCGCTCGGCGTCGTCCTGCGGCCAGAGCCTGCCCTGGATGACGCCGCCCAGGCACTTGAGCGCGCACGCGGCGATGATGCCCTCCGGGGTGCCGCCGATGCCGAGCATCAGGTCGACGCCGGTGCCCACCCGGGCCGCCATGATCGCACCGGCCACGTCGCCGTCGGTGATGAGCCTGATCCGGGCGCCGGCCTCCCGGATCTCCCGGATGATCTTTTCGTGGCGGGGCCGGTCGAGGACGACCACGGTCACGTCCGACGGCACGCCGCCCTTGGCGCGGGCCACCGCGGCGATGTTGTCGGCCACCGGCGCGTTGATGTCGACCGACGAGGCGGCCTCGGGGCCGGTGACCAGCTTGTCCATGTAGAAGACGGCCGACGGGTCGTACATCGAGCCGCGCTCGCTGACCGCGATCACCGAGATGCCGTTGGGCATGCCGAGCGCGGTGAGCCGGGTGCCGTCGATCGGGTCCACGGCCACGTCACACGCCGCGCCGCTGCCGTCGCCCACGTGCTCGCCGTTGTAGAGCATCGGCGCGTTGTCCTTCTCGCCCTCGCCGATCACCACCACGCCGCTCATGGACACCGTGTTGATCAGCTGGCGCATGGCGTTCACCGCGGCGCCGTCGGCGCCGTTCTTGTCACCTCGCCCGACCCAGCGGGCACCGGCCATCGCGGCCGCCTCCGTGACCCGGACCAGTTCCAGAGCGAGGTTGCGATCGGGTGCGTGCTCTCCCGCGGCGAGGGCGTCGGGAACGGACGTCTCATCGGACATGGTGGGAAACCCCTCTCGTGGTTAATGCAACGATCGTAGTTGGCCCCCCTCTGACCGGTCGGCGGAGGATAATGTGCCCACCATGAGCAGCGACACGGAACGACTGGTGAAAGGCGTGGGTGCGCGGACCTCCGAACGAGGTGCCGCCACGCGCGTCGCGCTCCTGTCCGCCGCGAGGGAGATCTTCGTCACGAGCGGTTTCGCCGAAACCGGGGTCACCGACGTGGTCGCCCGCGCGGGAGCCAGTGTCGGAAGTCTTTACCATCATTTTTCCGGCAAAGCCGACCTTTACCTCACGCTTTTCGAGGAGTTCCAGACCCGTCAGACCCAGCGGACCAAGCAGGCGGTCCAGGATGCCAGGGCGGAGGGTGAGGGCGACCCGATGCGGCTGTTCATCGCCGGGGCCCGCGCCTACCTGGAGGGCTGCCTGGCCGAGCGGGAGATCTCCGCGCTGTTCCTGCGCGGAGACGGGCCGCCGGGGTTCGAGGTCATCATGCGCGACCGGCTCCGGCAGTGGGCCAAGCGCAACGCCGCCCTGTTCGAGGGCGACGAGGGAGCACTGGTCGTGGTCCTCACCGGCGCGCTCGCCGCCGCGGTCTCCGAGGTCGCCCTGTCCGACGACGAGGACGCCTCACGGGCTCTCGCCGAGGACGTGCTGACCATCATCGCCCAGATCCGCCGCCCCTGAGGACGGACCGCCCTCCCGAACGGATAGTGTCGACAGTCGTGCAAAGGTTCACTCAGGGCTTCTACGGCTATGTGGTCGCGATGGCGGTCTGTCTGGGCGCTGTCGGCCTGTTCCTGCTGATCACGCCGCAGAGCAGGACCGAGCACATCCCCAGGGTCGACTACTCGATCGCCCTCGCCGACCTGCGCCGTACGGCGCCCTTTCAGCTGTGGGCGCCCGAGCCCGTCGCCGCCGGATGGGTCCCGAACAGCTCCAGGAACACGAACGCCAACGGCGTCACGACCTGGAGGCTCGGCTTCGCCACCGCCAAGCGCTTCCACGCGATGCTCGCCCAGAGCGACGAGAAGCCCGCGGCCGAGTTCGCCAACCGGCTCTCCAACACCTCCACGGTCACCGGCACCGTCCAGATCAACGGCGTGACCTGGGAGCAGCGCCTCCGCGAGGACAAGGACCAGCGTTCCCTCGTACGCTTCCTGCCGGACGTCACGATCGTCGTCACCGGCACCGCCCCGTGGGACGAGCTGTCCACCCTGGCCGGGTCCCTCAAGCAGCAGCCGAAAAACACCTCCTGACGTCCGCCGTTCGGGCCTCGAGGTGGGGTGCCGCCTTCCCGCCAGCCGTTCGTGCTTCGGGCGGGTGCCGTTTTCCCCGTGCGCCCGTTCGGGCTTCGGGTGAGTGCCGCCCGTGCGCCCGTTCGTGCCTCGGGTGGGTGCCCGCTTTCCCGTGCGCCTGTTCGGGCCTCGGGTGGGATGACGCCTCCCCGTGCGGCGCGCAAGGCACGTCCCGGTCTTGACCGCGCCCGGCCTGTCCGCCTGTCCGCCTGTCCGGCGGTCAGGGGGTCAGGGGGTCAGGGGGTCGATCGCGGGATGGCGCCGACCCGGAGTGCCTGGGCCGGGCCGCTCAGAAGGGGGCGTCTCCGGCAGGGTCGGGTTGCCGCCGCTGCGCCATGGCCGCCGCGAGCTTCACCCTGGCCCCCTGGAGCCACTCCTCGCAGACCGCGGCCAGCTTCTCGCCGCGCTCCCAGAGCTCGATCGACTGTTCCAGCGTGAGCCCGCCCGCCTCAAGGCTGCGGACCACCTCGGTCAGCTCCTCGCGCGCCTGCTCGTA
This region of Streptosporangium sp. NBC_01495 genomic DNA includes:
- a CDS encoding TIM barrel protein, producing MRESGSADGGTPLRTAGAPISWGVCEVPGWGRQLDRSRVLAEMRELGLTATELGPSGFLPPSPARCRSLLAEYGLRAVGGFVPVVLHEADHDPLPVVRAAMRAFMDGEVDVVVLAASTGGESYDARPELDAAAWKTLMGNLRRILKNAKEFGRTVTLHPHLGTVVENREEVQRVLDGSPVPLCLDTGHLLAGGTDPAELVSRAAGRIAHVHLKDVDAAMAGRVRAGDLTYTRAVKDGLYRPLGRGDVDLPAIVGGLTAAGYDGWYVLEQDVVLGPAEGAPNGPGVSDAPGASNGPGAPGDPKENVRESLAYLGRLTAGSDGASPGGGRA
- the iolC gene encoding 5-dehydro-2-deoxygluconokinase, producing MIEVLTMGRAGVDIYPLQVGVSLREVETFGKYLGGSPTNVAVAAARLGHFSSVITRTGDDPFGLFVHDALREYGVDDSFVTPVAHLPTPVTFCEIRPPDDFPLYFYRFPKAPDLEILPEELDLEVVAGARLFWATVTGLSQEPSRSAHLAAWRARGRVPHTVLDLDYRPMFWSGPEEAREQVREALRHVTVAVGNLDEVEVATGTREPYEAAGALLEAGAELAIVKRGPEGVLGMTAAETVEVPPVPVEVVNGLGAGDAFGGALCHGLLERWPLEATLRFANAAGAIVAGRLACAPAMPRLDEVMDVLGATGGGRAGVGGT
- a CDS encoding Cgl0159 family (beta/alpha)8-fold protein, which gives rise to MNEREHRMLLDTRARFPGRIAEAAAARRRGRPLEERDRLLIIAADHTARGVVGVGSRPGAMESRVELLERLCVALARPGVDGLLGTPDVVEDLLLLGALEDKIVIGSMNRGGLHGAAFEFDDRFTAYDTSSIVRTGLDGGKMLCRIGVDDPATALTLESCGRAVTELASHDLVAMVEPFWSRRAGGTVVHDLSPEGVIRSMHVAQALGATSARTWLKIPVVDDMARVTRATTLPTLLLGGDPGGAPELTYAAWREALRLPGVRGLVVGRALLYPSDDDVAAAVDTAAAMLEVS
- the iolB gene encoding 5-deoxy-glucuronate isomerase; translation: MSFVPAGSTARAPWALSITPEAAGWTYAGLRVLCLSGEGVEFDTGGEEMLVLPLSGACVVECDGVRLALNGRTSVFHAVTDFAYLPVGTTARITGEGRFALPAARATRRFPVRYGPAHAVPVEVRGTGSASRQVNNFCAPDAFDCDKLVAVEVLTPGGNWSSYPPHKHDTASEREAVLEEIYYFEGGPGYQRVYGTHEVLAEVAGGDVVLVPSGYHGPSMAAPGYDLYYLNVLAGPAPERSMAFCDDPRHAWIRASWAEQPVDPRVPMTKGPVRPREAQ
- the iolD gene encoding 3D-(3,5/4)-trihydroxycyclohexane-1,2-dione acylhydrolase (decyclizing); its protein translation is MTRLTVAQALLRFLANQWSERDGVEHRLVAGCLGIFGHGNVAGIGQALAERGAGTDGDLPYYLARNEQAMVHTAVGYARARNRLSTFACTSSIGPGATNMVTGAALATINRIPVLLLPGDVFATRAADPVLQQLEDPHFPDVTVNDALRPVSRFFDRINRPEQLLAALPAAMRVLADPAETGAVTLALPQDVQAEAYDWPEELFARRVWHVARPVPEPAALARAAELVRRSRRPLIVAGGGVVYSEAWETLATFAAEHGVPVGETQAGKGTLPYDHPCAVGAIGHTGTAAANDLARDADLVIGVGTRYTDFTTASRTLFGEAAFLNVNVAAFDAAKHSGETLVADAREALRALDLGGWSADPGWTARATRLTHDWQEQVSLLTTGDALTQPVVLGMLNEVARPSDVVVNAAGSMPGDLHKLWRASDPKSYHVEYGYSCMGYEIAGGLGVKLAAPEREVFVLVGDGSYLMMAQEIATAVQEGVKLVVVLVDNRGFASIGGLSESVGAGRLGTAYRMRGAGGALDGALLPVDLAANAASLGADVIRADGPESLRVALTKAREAVGTTVVYVETVPGPGPQTTAWWDVPVAEVSGLPEVRRARAAYEQAKRDQRPYL
- a CDS encoding MFS transporter; this translates as MPTPRDRQARVATWAAFFVQGICFATLLTHVIDLQHRFGLSDGDLTLVLLLVPVIAGVGSAVAGLLASRYGSAPVLRISQVGVCAAVVLSGWNDQLAGLYALSAVFGLFVGAVDAAMNMQAVAVERRYGMSVLTGFHAVWSVGSMLGAGFNSAFSALGVELGWSFSVPVLIGAVISTVMLPRLYGRDEERSGERAAHAAPRVPWRPIIPLCLAMAFLYVGDAAVSNYSTVYMEKALAAGGWLVPFAYLVYQATMLLARVPGDLAVRRYGPAPVVRVGAVIAAVGTLGVVVAPGVAVAVVSFGLIGIGLSVIAPQSFSAAGRLGAGAETAIARVNMFNYVGFLVGAAVVGTLNDTVSVRVAFVPAAVLVALIVFLARGFQPDPEPAARR
- a CDS encoding WXG100-like domain-containing protein, with translation MNISPGRISIYGLGTLGLAAFVFKMLAVDYPDGDPDGARQAAKVWARLAERIEQSPHNTYPSAEAVWKKNEGEGVEAFKKAMTSKLYTEPAAASFPGRLALLCRRNSEACAEYAEIIETAQHAYRTAAWANFASFVFITTFPWQNAAAGHLTKILIRRAEATIFAKLIAHAVARTVLTKLTVATLGSVSFAVGDVATVAGVRALRGEDPGSFKENAVQALKEFTASMAFYGVSEAATPVVNAMTKNAEVQGFLGRIAGGSFGYGPTYDLLNGERGGELAPTWEQTLGRALLYFTMAHKKPTD
- a CDS encoding YbaB/EbfC family nucleoid-associated protein; the protein is MRSPIEMLGGSGDEELNRLLEQFRQEVTGLEELQEHISEVRGRGEAAQGRVTAEASLTGALISLTIDPRAMRLGSGELAEAILQAADEAARDAGERARELVNPFVADTLLETVLPPQGRR
- a CDS encoding DUF1707 SHOCT-like domain-containing protein, producing the protein MESPSPPANRRHHREPGPADLRAGDADRERVAAALGDALADGRLDHAEHDERTDALYGARTLGELSALTADLLPPEEQPLRTDVRPVAAFFGSEERSGRWVVPTRFTATAICANVKLDLRDALLQSSHVTLHVTVMGGTLTLIVPEGVRIEMPASAFMGGKKNQVPASPDGPVIEITGLVTLGSIVAKSPKRPRRSWFRR